Proteins co-encoded in one Acidobacteriota bacterium genomic window:
- a CDS encoding C-terminal binding protein, whose product MLAINVDSFYKSAHGYAIEQRILANLGCDLELHTFSSESAICSGAQLAEILIVEHPSTPITRQIMTSLPKCKLVVKVAVGIDNIDIPAATDSGIVVAHIPDFCTEEVSDHAVALLLACARRIPVFDRHVRSGGWNEIRLDAPIHRLQSQTVGLVGFGRIARRVAEKLKGWGMRLIACDPGVEDVVFRAHAVESVSLESLLQQADYVSLHVALSEATHHLIGEREFALMQNHSFLINTSRGPIIDEDCMIEALRSGQIAGAAIDVAAEEPPDKTSPLRTLPNVLMSPHFGAQSAEALVHLRRTFLESVAAFIDGFAPPYVVNQSAVNRQGLRPHIEWPIKKFTV is encoded by the coding sequence ATGCTTGCCATCAATGTGGATAGCTTCTATAAGTCAGCACATGGCTACGCCATTGAGCAACGCATTCTTGCTAATCTTGGCTGCGACCTCGAATTGCATACCTTTAGCAGTGAGAGCGCCATCTGCAGTGGCGCGCAATTGGCGGAAATTCTGATTGTGGAACATCCCTCCACACCCATCACCAGGCAGATAATGACTTCACTTCCCAAGTGCAAGCTCGTCGTCAAAGTTGCAGTGGGTATAGACAATATCGATATACCCGCTGCGACTGATAGCGGTATTGTTGTTGCGCATATTCCTGATTTCTGTACGGAGGAAGTGTCCGATCATGCAGTCGCTCTGCTTCTTGCCTGCGCGCGGCGCATTCCCGTATTTGATCGCCATGTTCGATCAGGTGGATGGAACGAGATCAGGCTGGATGCTCCCATACATCGCCTGCAATCACAGACGGTAGGACTCGTGGGCTTTGGGCGAATCGCTCGGCGCGTTGCAGAAAAGCTGAAAGGTTGGGGGATGCGTCTGATTGCTTGCGACCCAGGCGTTGAAGACGTGGTATTTCGGGCGCATGCGGTTGAATCTGTCTCTCTGGAGTCCTTGCTGCAACAGGCAGACTATGTTTCTCTGCACGTCGCCTTAAGTGAGGCGACGCATCATCTCATTGGCGAGAGGGAGTTTGCCTTGATGCAGAACCATTCATTCCTCATCAATACGAGCCGTGGACCAATTATTGACGAAGACTGCATGATTGAAGCCCTGCGATCCGGGCAGATTGCGGGCGCAGCAATTGATGTCGCAGCCGAAGAGCCCCCCGACAAGACAAGCCCACTACGGACCCTGCCAAACGTCCTGATGAGTCCACATTTTGGAGCCCAATCGGCCGAAGCGTTAGTACATTTGCGCCGCACGTTTTTGGAATCCGTTGCTGCGTTTATAGATGGATTTGCGCCGCCCTATGTTGTGAACCAAAGTGCTGTCAACCGCCAGGGCCTTCGCCCGCACATTGAATGGCCTATAAAAAAATTCACCGTGTAG
- a CDS encoding dihydrodipicolinate synthase family protein has product MSKISGVVPPIGTPLANGDTVDEKALRKLVRYLIDAGVDAILANGTMGGFAFLTDSQQLRAISTVVSEVVGAVPVLGGIGETSTSRAVYKAREIAKLGVTHLSLLSPFYFSANQEQLYAYFAEIAAAVDLPILLYDNPVLTKNSIHPETVARLREDVPHIVGIKESNQDCVNLQSLIELNASEDFSILTGSEFLIVVGLQMGCDGCVGGSHNLVPHLAVALYRAYRNGEIAKARELQRDLIEAWQLFRYGNIWGAFDEALHHLGIAERATGAPYISKLTSEAAQKVDAIVDRYAKPYLNLAAR; this is encoded by the coding sequence ATGTCGAAAATATCCGGTGTTGTACCTCCTATTGGCACTCCTCTTGCCAACGGAGATACAGTTGATGAAAAAGCACTTCGGAAATTGGTCCGATACCTTATTGATGCCGGGGTCGATGCCATCCTGGCAAACGGCACCATGGGAGGGTTTGCATTCCTAACTGATTCTCAACAACTACGTGCTATTTCAACCGTAGTTTCTGAGGTTGTCGGTGCTGTACCGGTTCTGGGCGGTATTGGAGAGACGAGTACAAGCCGTGCAGTCTACAAAGCACGCGAGATTGCAAAGCTGGGCGTAACACATCTGAGCTTGTTGTCGCCTTTCTATTTTTCAGCTAACCAGGAACAGTTGTATGCGTATTTTGCAGAGATTGCCGCTGCCGTTGATCTGCCGATTCTGCTCTACGATAACCCTGTCCTGACGAAAAACAGTATTCATCCGGAGACCGTGGCGCGCCTTCGCGAGGATGTACCGCACATTGTTGGCATCAAAGAGAGCAATCAGGACTGCGTTAATCTGCAGAGTCTCATTGAGTTGAATGCATCGGAAGACTTTTCAATCCTGACCGGAAGCGAGTTCCTGATTGTAGTCGGATTGCAGATGGGGTGTGATGGATGCGTAGGAGGATCGCATAATCTTGTTCCCCATCTTGCTGTCGCACTCTACCGCGCCTATCGGAACGGAGAGATCGCCAAGGCGCGTGAATTACAGCGCGATCTAATTGAGGCCTGGCAACTATTTCGGTACGGCAATATCTGGGGAGCTTTCGATGAGGCACTTCATCATCTTGGAATTGCGGAACGTGCTACAGGAGCACCGTATATCTCCAAACTGACCTCGGAAGCGGCTCAGAAGGTAGACGCGATTGTTGATCGATATGCGAAACCGTACCTCAATCTGGCTGCGCGATAA
- a CDS encoding exo-alpha-sialidase — MPSFYARMQLVCTFGFLMTVATAVASGSDDHPFFETVVPAPSSEDAWINAYPVLDQLPSGRLICIYATQNHGKSAKMKIVTVTSDDDGKSWSTPVVVFDHAGLPDGDPNLIVDGDRILAFVTTLVYPGKIDQTNVYMRESKDGVHWGDESQIRLPHRYVCGKIHHGYKLSDGTLIMGYSWDTWAEQNMPPRTEGEMILKSGVLRSKDAGKTWTPGADMSIELAKTSPNATWGVAEPATVVLADGRVMTLMRAGGTRLYQAWSSDGGSTWSKPVESALTAHNDPAALDKLNKSGEIVVAWDESSTNRYPLAAALSSDGGVHWSPSKIIASSHGYQASYPSVKQTKAGIVLVAWQQALESGGREVHIARFNRAWLVSR; from the coding sequence ATGCCCAGCTTCTACGCACGCATGCAATTGGTTTGTACTTTTGGATTCCTGATGACGGTCGCAACCGCAGTTGCTTCAGGATCAGACGATCATCCATTCTTCGAAACTGTCGTGCCCGCTCCTTCAAGCGAGGATGCCTGGATCAATGCCTATCCGGTGCTGGATCAACTGCCATCGGGGCGTCTCATCTGCATCTATGCAACTCAGAATCACGGCAAGTCCGCGAAGATGAAGATCGTAACCGTTACGTCGGACGATGATGGGAAAAGCTGGTCCACTCCGGTAGTGGTTTTTGACCACGCCGGCCTGCCCGATGGCGATCCAAACCTCATCGTCGATGGCGACCGAATTCTGGCATTTGTCACGACGCTTGTCTATCCAGGAAAGATCGATCAGACAAACGTCTACATGCGCGAGAGCAAAGATGGAGTTCACTGGGGCGACGAATCGCAGATCAGGTTGCCGCATCGGTACGTGTGCGGCAAAATCCATCACGGATATAAGCTCTCTGACGGAACGTTGATCATGGGGTATTCCTGGGATACATGGGCAGAGCAGAACATGCCACCACGCACAGAGGGCGAAATGATCCTGAAATCAGGAGTCTTGCGTTCAAAAGACGCAGGAAAGACGTGGACACCCGGCGCCGATATGTCGATAGAACTCGCTAAAACGTCGCCAAACGCTACGTGGGGAGTTGCTGAGCCGGCAACCGTGGTGCTGGCCGATGGAAGAGTGATGACGCTTATGCGAGCAGGTGGTACCAGGTTATATCAAGCATGGAGTTCCGATGGCGGCTCGACATGGAGCAAACCAGTTGAGAGTGCCTTGACCGCCCACAATGATCCCGCTGCACTCGACAAGCTAAACAAGTCGGGAGAGATCGTCGTAGCATGGGACGAGTCCTCGACAAACCGGTACCCATTAGCGGCGGCGCTTTCGAGCGATGGCGGTGTTCATTGGTCGCCCTCCAAGATTATTGCCAGTTCCCACGGATACCAGGCATCGTATCCTTCGGTAAAACAAACAAAGGCAGGGATAGTCCTCGTAGCCTGGCAGCAGGCACTGGAAAGCGGAGGCCGCGAGGTTCATATCGCCCGCTTTAATAGGGCATGGCTGGTTTCCAGATAG
- a CDS encoding family 10 glycosylhydrolase, translated as MSPSVSRRVFLEMGIYAAVLPALLRAEDKAPVYIKDMGACRPASALANESSRHHWALLPYRTERFEGTMVMAGHNTAAPEIRLPIPYSGWYAISFGIRSYGDGPDFDTRLQVRLDSDSTFSLISHSEGRSDRIDNYFWKAARLDHNEIVIRQLTLQRVPENPDSEGNTSAGVWLAYVELLPLSGAEVRELQTDRSTSRNRRLFAHNDAWSYTYEFRPTEEADIRRELEAYRDTDFSRIYWEAGAGDRMYYPTRFGLMPSDDTTNDEFRVGDRLAAETWRIWHKKNIDPFRTALEHAHSMGLEFHATYRVAGFHFPVPENVWNKGGFYDHHPELRGTDRDGNRTPRLSYAYPEVRKEVIQFLTEMTGYPIDGLCLAYNRRPPLLEYEPPVVESFKAKYGVSPLSIDDRDRRWLKHRAEVLTEFMHEVRAVARHATEQHSSRPVEITAIVLGSEEENLYNGIDLRAWVQEGVVDTIVPYTSVAGLTSSSTSWTNPEAVKFFLEVVKGTHVKLALNLMPRRIAPEEYRKRAHMLYEMGLENLFFWDTNARDDFGPSWSVLRRLGHRDELAEWVQKGSATIEQPGQKLYKLGDWDLHYVTPG; from the coding sequence ATGTCACCATCCGTATCGAGGCGAGTATTTCTGGAAATGGGTATCTACGCGGCCGTCCTTCCGGCATTACTGAGGGCGGAAGATAAGGCGCCTGTGTACATCAAAGACATGGGGGCATGCCGGCCCGCCAGTGCGCTGGCGAACGAATCGAGTCGGCATCATTGGGCGCTGCTTCCTTATCGGACGGAACGCTTTGAGGGAACGATGGTGATGGCTGGGCACAACACGGCAGCCCCCGAGATTCGTCTTCCGATTCCCTATAGCGGATGGTATGCAATTTCCTTCGGCATTCGCTCGTATGGTGACGGGCCGGACTTTGATACGCGGCTGCAAGTGAGGCTGGACTCTGATTCGACGTTTTCGCTCATTTCGCATTCAGAAGGCCGTTCTGACCGCATTGATAACTATTTTTGGAAGGCTGCCAGACTAGACCATAACGAAATTGTTATTCGGCAGCTGACATTGCAACGTGTCCCCGAAAATCCCGATTCGGAAGGTAACACTTCCGCCGGAGTGTGGCTGGCCTATGTCGAGCTGTTGCCTCTAAGCGGTGCCGAGGTGCGTGAATTGCAGACTGACCGCTCAACCAGCCGGAACCGCAGGCTATTTGCGCACAATGATGCGTGGAGCTATACCTATGAATTCCGGCCGACAGAGGAAGCGGATATTCGGCGTGAGTTAGAAGCGTATCGAGACACGGATTTTTCCCGCATCTATTGGGAGGCCGGTGCCGGTGATCGCATGTACTATCCAACCCGTTTTGGGCTTATGCCAAGTGATGACACGACGAATGATGAATTCAGGGTGGGAGATCGACTAGCTGCGGAAACCTGGCGCATCTGGCACAAGAAGAACATCGATCCATTCCGCACCGCTCTTGAGCACGCTCATTCCATGGGGCTTGAGTTTCACGCTACTTATCGCGTAGCCGGCTTCCACTTTCCCGTGCCTGAGAATGTATGGAACAAGGGCGGTTTCTACGACCACCATCCTGAGTTGCGGGGGACAGACCGCGATGGCAACCGCACTCCACGTCTCTCCTATGCTTACCCGGAGGTTCGCAAGGAGGTTATTCAGTTCCTTACCGAGATGACTGGCTACCCGATAGACGGTCTCTGTCTTGCCTATAACCGCCGACCTCCATTGCTTGAGTATGAACCGCCAGTGGTTGAATCTTTCAAGGCAAAGTACGGTGTGTCGCCCTTGAGTATCGATGATCGCGACCGACGTTGGCTAAAACATCGAGCCGAGGTGCTGACGGAATTCATGCACGAGGTCCGTGCAGTGGCCAGGCATGCTACGGAGCAGCACTCTTCAAGACCGGTTGAGATCACTGCAATCGTGTTGGGTTCGGAAGAGGAGAACCTTTATAACGGCATCGACCTTCGAGCCTGGGTGCAGGAAGGCGTCGTAGATACGATCGTTCCTTACACCTCAGTCGCAGGACTTACAAGCTCGTCGACCTCGTGGACTAATCCAGAGGCAGTCAAATTCTTTCTTGAAGTCGTAAAGGGGACACATGTCAAACTGGCGCTGAACCTGATGCCGCGCCGGATTGCGCCAGAAGAGTACCGGAAGCGGGCTCACATGCTCTATGAGATGGGGCTTGAGAACCTGTTCTTCTGGGATACAAATGCGCGTGACGATTTCGGTCCGTCCTGGTCAGTATTGCGTCGGTTGGGCCATCGTGATGAGTTGGCAGAATGGGTACAAAAAGGGTCTGCGACCATAGAGCAGCCCGGTCAAAAACTGTATAAGCTTGGCGACTGGGATCTCCATTATGTGACTCCAGGATAG
- a CDS encoding exo-alpha-sialidase, whose amino-acid sequence MRLQVSSVVIASLALMASIVPVLAALPSEQSPQLPEMHRLKWLIPGPGNPRNSEGAFLKLKDGRLFFAYSKFLGSDGGDYGHAIIAARYSSDGGHSWTSDDKLIVQGEGNMNVMSVSLLRLKDGRIALFYGRKNSTSDCHFYLRYSTDETKTWSEPILTIAEPGYYVMNNDRAIQLKNGRILLPIALHLDEGDDHLGPGAAMTYISDDAGKTWRRSSSQLRLPEAGRAGLQEPGIVELKNGTLLMFIRTQLGSQYLSYSKDHGDTWTPPQPSAITSPLSNAEIKRIPSTRDLLLVWNDHSRIDPSFRASPQSGGKRTPVSVAISRDEGKSWIHVHHLLADPNGWYSYFAVYFVDNQVLLAFCATGKDQPKLSETDIVSFPVSALYSGGIALKDTSDTESKGTH is encoded by the coding sequence ATGCGTCTGCAGGTTTCATCGGTTGTCATCGCTTCCTTGGCTTTGATGGCGAGCATCGTCCCAGTTCTTGCTGCTCTTCCCTCGGAACAAAGCCCACAGTTGCCTGAAATGCATCGGCTGAAATGGCTGATCCCGGGACCGGGCAATCCTCGAAACTCCGAGGGCGCCTTTCTAAAGTTAAAGGACGGGCGGCTTTTCTTTGCATATTCGAAATTCCTTGGCTCCGACGGCGGCGACTACGGCCACGCTATTATCGCCGCCAGATATTCGAGTGATGGGGGACACAGCTGGACATCTGATGACAAGCTCATCGTGCAAGGCGAGGGCAATATGAACGTGATGAGCGTGAGCCTACTGCGATTGAAGGATGGCAGGATTGCGCTTTTTTATGGACGCAAGAATTCGACGTCGGATTGTCACTTTTATTTGCGCTACTCCACTGATGAAACAAAGACATGGAGCGAGCCAATCCTTACGATTGCCGAACCTGGGTACTACGTGATGAATAACGATCGGGCCATTCAGCTTAAGAATGGAAGAATTCTGCTTCCGATCGCACTGCACCTAGATGAAGGCGATGACCATCTGGGGCCTGGCGCCGCCATGACATATATCTCCGACGATGCGGGCAAGACGTGGCGACGTAGTTCATCTCAACTTCGACTTCCAGAGGCCGGTCGTGCAGGTCTACAGGAACCTGGCATCGTGGAACTTAAGAATGGAACACTTCTTATGTTCATTCGCACACAGTTGGGTAGTCAGTATCTCTCCTACTCTAAAGATCACGGAGATACATGGACGCCCCCGCAGCCTTCTGCTATCACTTCACCCCTTAGCAACGCTGAGATAAAGCGCATACCATCCACCCGAGATTTGCTTCTGGTGTGGAACGACCATAGCCGCATCGACCCATCATTTCGAGCGTCGCCTCAGTCCGGCGGAAAAAGAACACCTGTCTCTGTAGCTATTTCTCGCGATGAAGGCAAGAGCTGGATTCATGTTCATCATCTCCTTGCCGACCCGAATGGATGGTATTCCTACTTTGCCGTCTATTTCGTAGACAATCAGGTTCTGCTCGCTTTTTGCGCTACCGGAAAAGATCAGCCAAAACTTTCCGAAACGGATATCGTCTCGTTCCCTGTATCTGCTTTGTACTCCGGCGGCATCGCGTTGAAAGACACTTCGGATACAGAATCGAAAGGTACACATTGA
- a CDS encoding VCBS repeat-containing protein: MPTQLHRMSSDNRNRWVRSGIPLWIPSLAMFAMVALIFVGKVYCQSAEPKWQTHGFDGFRSGTFDSSGANLYVSRQGNLETIHSLDVNSDGYIDVLFNNTHDIAYVVPAYEYDFHDRDKPTLKTYPGPGSVRVRASDLNGDGHPELVIARGFDDTTRVMNSWVYWGSDKGWTANRHQELLTPYAQDLCIGDLNGDGKKDLIFIASWPTGSNKSIIYWGTDDVFRPLNASSINTPGATSCLSADIDGDGKDDLLITGMTKGAEIFWGRSGAFQDQPRVLDDAPKAVGASFIQGHLVLGTDDGPLVYAVKGKSIHLEQQMKFTGSSRVAVQDLNGDQIPDLVVARSKNGSNWRTESRIYWGKNRPNGSLFDESDITKLPTMGAVDVAVADLDKDGHPDLIFANSRTYESYDIDSYVYWGSSNGYSVDWRTKLPTHGAASVSVEGTSVYFANGMTGGPIGRLEAYAYLGGPGGKFSTDKVLRLPTVGGYESCAADLNDDGFTDLVLEGSHEGDLNGPEPSTIFWGNAQGLSKDRSTTVPTRGSIGCAIGELNRDGYLDLVFTNMDDGTVALFYGGADHFSHPVEHTLHVSKPRFPAIADLNKDGYQDLLIPLVDDGLWIFWGSPAGYSQDNHTVLPGMGTVSEQVADLNNDGYLDIVLCNLYDPGTARYHGVNSYIYWGSQQGYRATNRSELPSLGAHHAVIEDFNRDGALDIFISNYQSEFTRDLNSSIYWGNSEGSYTAAHSTPLHVGSAAGVLAADLDGDGWIDLAVSNHVVGGDHHTRSPIFWNSSNGFLHRPITWLPTIGPHMMAGVDDGNLYTRRHEESYVSVVHQCKSACRPQKLSWEGRDRFGSFIDVDIRGVDTEASLSTSPWDTVCSHCSKSQQIEREGLHRFWQYRIMFHTVATWSSVVTSVNIDLDNNMGKPR; this comes from the coding sequence ATGCCGACACAACTTCACCGTATGAGTAGCGACAATCGAAATCGCTGGGTGCGCAGTGGCATTCCGTTATGGATCCCCTCCCTGGCAATGTTTGCAATGGTCGCTCTAATTTTTGTTGGCAAAGTTTACTGTCAGTCAGCTGAGCCGAAGTGGCAGACTCATGGATTTGATGGATTTCGTTCAGGAACGTTTGATTCGAGCGGTGCAAATTTATACGTATCGAGACAGGGCAATCTCGAAACAATTCACAGTCTTGACGTCAATAGCGATGGCTACATCGATGTGTTGTTCAATAACACGCATGACATCGCTTACGTAGTCCCCGCATATGAATATGATTTTCACGACCGCGATAAGCCAACGTTAAAGACTTATCCAGGGCCGGGAAGTGTGCGTGTCCGGGCAAGTGATCTCAACGGCGATGGCCATCCGGAACTGGTGATTGCGCGAGGGTTCGATGACACGACTCGGGTGATGAACTCATGGGTCTACTGGGGAAGCGATAAAGGCTGGACGGCAAACCGTCACCAGGAACTCCTGACGCCGTATGCCCAGGATCTCTGCATCGGAGACCTGAATGGTGATGGGAAGAAGGACCTGATATTTATAGCGAGTTGGCCCACAGGGAGTAACAAGTCGATTATCTATTGGGGCACAGACGATGTGTTCAGGCCTCTGAATGCATCGTCCATCAACACTCCTGGCGCAACGTCCTGTTTGAGTGCTGATATCGATGGAGATGGTAAAGATGACCTGCTCATCACGGGGATGACGAAAGGCGCCGAGATTTTCTGGGGAAGATCAGGCGCATTCCAAGATCAGCCGCGTGTTCTTGATGATGCTCCAAAGGCGGTTGGGGCCTCATTTATACAAGGGCACCTGGTACTTGGGACTGATGATGGCCCGCTGGTCTACGCAGTGAAGGGCAAAAGCATACATCTGGAACAGCAGATGAAATTCACTGGTTCATCACGGGTGGCTGTTCAGGATCTCAATGGTGACCAAATCCCCGATTTGGTGGTAGCCCGATCAAAGAATGGAAGTAACTGGAGAACTGAATCTCGAATCTATTGGGGAAAGAATCGACCGAATGGCAGTCTTTTCGATGAGAGTGACATCACAAAACTTCCGACGATGGGTGCTGTGGATGTTGCAGTTGCCGATCTGGACAAGGACGGCCATCCGGATCTGATTTTCGCCAATTCGCGAACATATGAATCCTACGATATCGACTCCTATGTCTATTGGGGTAGCTCGAATGGATATTCAGTAGACTGGAGAACCAAGCTTCCGACGCATGGTGCCGCATCCGTGAGCGTTGAAGGAACGTCAGTCTACTTTGCAAATGGAATGACAGGAGGCCCAATTGGGCGTCTGGAGGCATACGCTTATCTGGGTGGACCGGGAGGAAAGTTTTCGACGGATAAGGTGCTTCGCTTGCCGACTGTAGGCGGCTACGAATCCTGCGCTGCCGATCTCAACGACGATGGATTTACCGACCTCGTTCTAGAGGGCTCGCATGAAGGGGATCTCAATGGCCCGGAGCCGTCCACCATATTCTGGGGCAATGCACAGGGGCTTTCAAAAGATAGAAGTACAACTGTACCGACGCGAGGCTCCATTGGTTGCGCCATCGGAGAACTGAATCGTGACGGCTACCTGGACCTTGTTTTCACCAACATGGATGATGGAACAGTCGCCTTGTTCTATGGTGGTGCCGATCATTTTTCTCATCCGGTAGAGCACACCCTTCATGTGTCCAAGCCCCGTTTCCCGGCAATTGCGGATCTCAACAAGGATGGGTATCAGGATCTTCTGATCCCATTGGTCGATGATGGGCTCTGGATATTCTGGGGCTCCCCCGCAGGCTACAGCCAGGACAATCACACGGTGTTGCCCGGGATGGGAACTGTAAGCGAGCAGGTGGCAGACTTGAACAATGATGGCTACCTCGATATTGTCCTTTGCAATCTATATGATCCGGGAACCGCCCGCTACCATGGCGTGAATAGCTATATTTACTGGGGATCCCAGCAGGGATATCGGGCAACAAACCGTTCGGAATTGCCTTCACTGGGTGCCCATCACGCGGTGATTGAAGATTTCAACCGAGACGGAGCGCTCGATATATTCATTTCGAATTATCAGAGCGAATTCACGCGCGATCTCAATTCGAGTATTTATTGGGGAAATTCGGAAGGTTCTTATACTGCCGCACACTCGACGCCCTTGCACGTCGGCTCAGCAGCGGGAGTGCTCGCGGCTGATTTAGATGGTGATGGATGGATCGACCTCGCCGTGTCCAATCATGTAGTCGGTGGAGACCATCACACCCGGTCTCCTATCTTCTGGAACAGTTCAAACGGCTTTCTCCATAGGCCTATAACATGGCTTCCAACAATCGGACCGCATATGATGGCGGGCGTTGATGACGGGAATCTATATACGCGTCGACATGAAGAAAGCTACGTGTCGGTTGTTCATCAATGCAAGAGTGCCTGCCGTCCGCAGAAGTTGAGTTGGGAGGGCCGTGACCGCTTCGGGTCTTTTATAGACGTTGACATCCGAGGAGTCGATACAGAAGCCTCGTTATCGACGTCCCCTTGGGATACTGTTTGTTCGCATTGCTCCAAGTCGCAGCAAATCGAGAGGGAAGGTCTCCATCGATTCTGGCAGTACCGAATCATGTTTCACACGGTGGCCACTTGGTCATCCGTTGTCACGAGCGTAAACATTGATCTGGATAACAATATGGGCAAACCGCGATGA
- a CDS encoding GntR family transcriptional regulator, translating into MRSHKELLVAKSSILSQDIAEQLVDAILLGRLKAGSRLNESQLSRDLKVSRAPIREALKGLQEQGLVVHQSRRGMYVVRLTESEINKINSLRVVLESEAMVLCRSNLNLENEHKLRTQVEKMERASKATPLDAVRMDMAFHQMIWKQSGNEYLERTLRSLTAPQFAHALITTSLASQSVVLKTHRPLLQFVLGSERREQARRLLMEHLTMSWGRMQ; encoded by the coding sequence ATGCGCTCACACAAGGAACTTCTCGTCGCCAAGAGTTCAATCCTCTCGCAGGATATTGCGGAGCAGCTCGTTGATGCAATTCTTTTGGGTAGGCTAAAAGCAGGCAGTCGATTAAATGAGAGCCAGCTCAGCCGCGATCTTAAGGTTAGCCGAGCCCCGATTCGCGAAGCATTGAAGGGACTTCAGGAACAGGGACTCGTGGTCCATCAGTCTCGGCGCGGAATGTATGTGGTCCGCCTTACTGAGAGCGAGATCAATAAAATCAACAGTCTTCGTGTTGTTCTGGAGTCCGAGGCAATGGTGCTTTGCCGCTCAAACCTCAATTTGGAGAATGAGCATAAGCTTAGAACACAAGTCGAAAAGATGGAGCGAGCTTCGAAGGCCACTCCCTTAGACGCCGTCCGCATGGACATGGCATTTCACCAGATGATTTGGAAGCAGTCGGGAAATGAGTACCTGGAGCGAACATTGCGGAGTTTAACAGCTCCGCAGTTTGCGCACGCTCTGATCACAACATCTCTGGCCTCTCAGTCCGTTGTACTTAAGACTCATCGACCGTTGTTGCAGTTCGTCCTGGGGAGCGAGCGCAGAGAACAAGCACGGCGGTTGCTCATGGAACATCTCACCATGAGCTGGGGACGGATGCAATAA
- a CDS encoding SDR family oxidoreductase yields MGVLDRFSLSGKVALVTAGAGPLFGKSISEALAEAGATLITASRSEEHNLAFAEQMRKRGYDAHGTSVDITNSESIEKLRAYVIEKFGRLDILVNNALARVGGDLETQTPKEWMYSAEGDMVGLFALCKTFLQPMLAQGKGSIINIASIYGVVASDPSLYEGTDMLHPPHYDFIKAGMINFTRYLATTYGRRGIRANCISPGGFFDNQPERFVQAYSKRVPIGRMLNNEDVKGAVVFLASDASEYVLGANLMVDGGWTII; encoded by the coding sequence ATGGGCGTGTTGGACCGCTTCTCTCTCTCTGGAAAAGTTGCACTGGTAACCGCAGGCGCCGGCCCCTTGTTCGGCAAGAGTATCTCGGAGGCGCTGGCAGAAGCAGGTGCAACGCTGATTACCGCTTCCCGCTCAGAAGAGCATAATTTGGCTTTTGCCGAGCAGATGCGCAAGAGAGGATATGACGCGCACGGAACCTCAGTCGATATAACGAATTCAGAGTCTATTGAGAAGCTGAGAGCCTATGTGATCGAGAAGTTTGGTCGCCTGGACATCCTGGTAAACAATGCATTGGCGCGTGTCGGAGGAGATCTGGAGACACAGACTCCGAAGGAGTGGATGTATAGCGCCGAGGGCGACATGGTGGGGCTGTTCGCACTATGCAAGACCTTCTTGCAGCCCATGCTGGCGCAAGGCAAAGGCTCAATCATCAATATCGCCAGCATTTACGGCGTGGTTGCGAGCGACCCCTCTTTATATGAGGGAACGGACATGCTTCATCCGCCGCACTATGACTTCATCAAAGCAGGCATGATCAATTTCACCCGGTACCTGGCAACTACCTACGGAAGGCGTGGCATTCGCGCTAACTGTATCTCTCCTGGTGGATTTTTCGATAATCAGCCGGAAAGATTTGTTCAGGCTTATTCGAAGCGGGTGCCAATCGGGAGAATGCTCAACAACGAAGACGTCAAGGGTGCAGTTGTCTTTCTCGCCTCTGATGCTTCTGAGTACGTGCTAGGAGCGAACCTGATGGTAGATGGCGGCTGGACAATCATCTAG